One Carettochelys insculpta isolate YL-2023 chromosome 1, ASM3395843v1, whole genome shotgun sequence genomic window, GGGGCTGAAGAAAAACAGATAAGCCaagagaaagagaataaaaaacTCTCATCCGatcagagaacaacaaaaagtcttgtggcactttatagactaacagatattttggagcataagctttcacgggcaaagacctgcttcatcagctgcatgagtggggggggggtggtttcagaggggtatttaaagagtggggtcccagtaagagggagggccagagctgacaaggtctattcagcaaggtggaaatggcccagtatgaacagtacttatcaaaagaggaaaaaacaagtcagatcagacgggggatgtgagccattgtcagcatctaatggggagctatcaacacccaaagcagaaaaactgcctttgtaagctgcgaaccACTTCCAgtgtctgtttaatccatggttaatggagtcaaatttgcaaataaattgcagctcagagatttctgggaccccactctttaaatacccctctgaaaccacccctccactcacacatttgatgaagtgggtctttgcccatgaaagcttaggctccaaaatatctgttagtctataaggtgccacaagactttttgttgctctcaaagctacagactaacacggctacctctctgatacttgtcaccattggATAAGGTTCATCTGATCGTCTTTGTCTACCTCCTCGCTTATCCTCTTTTACTCATCCTTCTAGGCTGGTTTTGACAAGACTGGCTATCTAATTAGCTCTTCATGTGTCCACTGAATGACATCCTTCAATAGCAATTGCAGAGaattataagtatcagaggggtagccatgttagtctgtatctgtaaaagaAACctaaaagtcctgtggcaccttatagactaacagatcacTCAGTACGGCTAAatacagtgccttgcatggtgacaagtatcagaggggtagccgtgttagtctgtatctgcaaaacgaacaagaagtcctgtggcactgtagtgagtcagtatggcctcctgcagacccggaggcaggggagactatgcagaggccctggtgggcggggctggagccaggagaccagaggcccgcccctcagagggcggggccaagggctagaagagccaaaggcaggactaaggacccattcgggcctgggcctccaggcaggcaGGACGTGcatgcacgagctcctcggcaccaaagggagagggcctgctgccgcccagccaggccggaggagcaagcccccagaggctccaagcaatcccgggtccatatgccccaaggggactacccggacttcccagacctaccaggaccttcacgccagcagagaccccccgccttggaagaggccccaggagcgggctgccccagagtcctggcggatccttacagcactcagacccaggatcgcctcgcgtctcctgtattaccgccgcccgactaccctaatgacattgttatggacgactggccggagcccccgaaggtggatgacctggaggagaccgacctagggggaccccttgaccagatggattgggaccttccgccagcagagggtgaggtaggaagtggcccggggaacgacgctcacgaaccaatggcagtgtgttgcggtctggatccccactgccggggttgcgtgtgagcgacccccagggccccgggctgggtcgcagtggagtgggagggcctgcgaccccctacccccctccttgacagggccagcctgtgctgggcctgcgcttaaacccttgtgttgctgccccgccccaaactgagggctgggcttgtgtttaaacctttgtgttgctgccccgcccaaactgagggctgggcctgcacttaaacccttgggttgctgccctgccccaaactaagggctgggcccagaactgtgctagtacttggggactgttgccccaccctggactgagggccgggcctagagttgtactattacctgggaactgctgccctgccctggactgagggctgggcccagaactatacaactcttgtgaactgtggCCCCGCCCtcggttgagggctggggcctgtatggtggtgtagcggtgagccgctgaccgcccgaactgaatacgggctggtgctctaatcccctttttgctgccaccctccctaggccaaggggctgggcgtctctggacttgttacaggCACCTTatatacacactaacacagctacccctttgatacttgtcATCATGTAAGGCACTGTATTTAGCTGTACAAAGAATTATAAGTGGATGTAAAGTTCCTTAGTCCACAAAAGTCCAGAAATATTTGCAACATGATCAGGCTGGAAGCCAAGTCTGTAAAAGCTTGGGTCAGATTCACAGAGGTCCAATAATTTAtgcagaaagcagtcaagtagcactttcaagactagcaaaatagtttatcaggtgagctttcgtgggacagacccacttcttcagaccatagccagaccagaacagactcaaaatttaaggcacagagaaccaaaaacagtaagcaaggaggacaaatcagaaaaagataatcaaggtgagcaaatcagagagtggaggggtggggcggaaggtcaagaattagattgagccaagtatgcagacaagcccctatagtgactcagaaagttcccatcacgatttaaaccatgtgttaatgtgccaaacacatggtttaaatcgtgatgggaactttctgagtaaTGATAATGAATTCTTATCTGACTGATGTTCAGATAACCTATATGCAATGAATAGCTACatagaggtagccatggtagtctgtatcttcacaaaaaaaacagtcctgtagcactttaaagattaacaaaataatttattaggtaataagctttttttttttctcccccgcTGCATCCCCCCAGGCTCGAACTGACTTGTTTGTAGTTCTTCCAGCTAGGGGAGGTTTACCTGCTGCCTTCCACAGGGTCCTAGTGCTCATCCAACTCTTTAGTGCAAAGACCAGCAAGCAAaataagaagagccattttttcaaatttggtagaaaactcagtaattcaaaagctgcaatgcatgtgaatacaagacagtccttaacaaataatgtcaaaccatgctttttgtaacccctatttaagaacagcacacacacaatgatttgtaatgagatacatgtttattgcaggacattcacaaactttttacatattctatttcctcacacttcaagTGTGtttttgtatcactgtcttccttaCTTTCATTCTCTAATCttccctctctctggaggacgctagggggagttatccaatgtttcgaaaTCACATTGATTgatatttagataggagttgttcatttttgggcttttagacatttactgtttattgaaaataatcaggagcgtgttttgttttgttttgcttactTCACAGTTATAAGGtcggaagccacaaagaagtccttaaagagctgcatgtggctccggagccataGGTTACAGACACCTGCCCTATTGCCACTCCAGGATGTAGGCTGTGCAGGGTTCTgacctggcctgaccctgcccttccaggttCCCATCTTGGAGGGACAACCTCTTTCCTTTTCTGGCACAGGGACCCTCCACTAGTCCAGGGGGCCCTTCCAAGCACAAGTAAGTGCCAGCAGCCAGTCTGCACCAGGgaccctcacccctccccaaaacTGTGCTCCCCCtagagccccacacctcccttcCATTGTCCTTTctctcctttcccagccctgtgggtggggggtgtcagcCTTTATTATCCACTGCCTCATGGTCCTCCTTGCCGTCTTCAGTTCTCCAGCCGCaggctccagccgtggggctcCCACTCCCAGCAATACCAGGATCTAGGGACCCACAAGGCTGGCAAGTTACCAAAAAATGCGAGAGGGTTTTCACTGACTCCCATTTTATGAGCTTTAAAACTCGACCTAACTGCTCTAAAATCTGAGTGTTATTCTGAGTGCTTGGGAATCTGCCTCCTGGGCATTCAGAGTAGCACTAATGATCCAACTGTGAGTTACAGACTGTTCCCCAAAACCTGTTTCCTTCTGGTGTGTTGAACAGAGAGTAAGGTACTGAGTATGTGTAGATGAGTCACAGACAAAGTTCATTTACACAGGTGGTGTTAACTCACCCAACCATCAGTTAACAGAACTAAGGATTAGCCAATCACAACCCTATTTGACAAAAGGAGTTGTGGAATTGGTGACTAATAAGGTGCTACAATTTAAGAGTTATGGGTGGCAATTTGATTTGGAATGAATTGTAATCAgtcttggggggaggggagggattagGCAGGTGGATGATTTCTGGGCAGGCCCAGTATTAGGAGTCAGAGAGAGAAATTAGAGGTGAGTGGTGTGAGGCCAGGGGAGAGGGGTTTGTTGGGAGAGAGATAAGTGGGAATGGGTGGTAGGGGAAGGGAGAAAGATTGGCGATTCAGGTGAGGAATCCATAGGACCACAGGTCTTCCAGtgcacccccagtcccctgcactgctccagggAGGTGGATTTCAGAATGTAAGAGGCATAACACTGATCATGATCACTGAGGTTTTTTCATTGTATGAGCTTTATTATAACTGTACAAAAGAAGTACAATGTAACAACATTATAATTATAGAGCTGGGTGGTACCAGTATttcccctgcagccagcagctgcccttgAAGTTCATTGTAACCAGAATTCACCTGTATAACAACATTAAGGAGGGAGAGCATATCAGTGACTTGCTCCAGGCCCCGCACcctgctagggacagccctgGTAAAGCATGTCTTAAGTGCGTTCTTAAACAGGGATAAGGTTACTCAGTTGCTTTCAGTTAAGCATGTGATTAGGTGCTTTTCTGAATTGGGGCAATTACCTCATTTTGCAGATAATAAAATTGGGAACCATagtttaaatgacttgcccaagacgACATGAGGGATTCATGGGCAAAGGCACATATTTCCCTCAGGCTCCCAGACTTCTGTTTAAACTATGCCCTTGAAAAATTCAGAGTAACTATTGCAAATTCTTGATATCAACAGCCTGGTTGGTCCATCATATAATTTGTGCCTTGTAAAAGAAGTGGGTGATTTCTTTTTTCTGCATCTGAGCTCTCCCCCAACAGATGGCTCTGCCATTTGTCTGAGGACTGTATCAATTCAAAATGTAGCAATTTTGTCTATGTATGTTCACAGTCTTTATGCGATCCCCATGGAAATCCACAGTAAAAACTCCCATTTACTGCGAGGTGAGCAGGATCAGCCCATGTGTCTtatgaaaaaaatacactttGTTAAAGAATTAACCAGTCCCCTTTGCTGTGTGATGTGGAGGTGCAATGTGTGACTTTCACACCTGGTAGCAACTTAATTTGTAACCTCTCACCCAGACTGCATTTTTCAAGATCCTGGTAACAGGAACGCACAGAAGCATGGCATTATGTTACCAATCCTAACCACGCAGGATCGCCACATGTTCTTATATCATTGCGTATTCTGACTTCATTACTTTTCAGAGTGCAAGCGGAATTCTTGTTTTCTCTATGAAACTACTACAGGTTTCAAATAATTCATGATTAGAGAgaaaagggaggaaaagaaaTGTCATTGGGTTGGTAACTGCAGAATGCTCAGTGCAGTCCTGTATTTAATCATGATTCTCTGGCAGCACCGCTGCTTGTAAATTCACTTATTTTTTCTATCTGGCATGGGGGGCACGAAGTGGGGCCATTGACTGCACCATTTTCTTTTATTACGCTGCAAACATCCCATCTGTGAGGGAGGAGGTTTCTCTTAAACAAAAATGCCGCCAGGTATGAAACTGCGACGATAGTTCCCAAAGTGAGAAGCATGGTGAAGGTTTTAAATGGGAACAGCTGAACATAGACCCCAtccaccagggagcagcctgggtaTTGGATAATAGGGGGGATGTTCAGGGAAGgctcccctgccagcagccttaGTAGGAGCCCAAAGAAGAATCCCGCAGCTGAGCCGTATGTGTTGGTGTTGGGAATGAAGAGTacgcagcagagctgggggaagagaagggcGTAGACCAGCTCCCCGCCCAGGAACCACAGGTCGTACACAGAATGGGAGTAAAAAGCCAGGCCTGCAGCCACTGTCCCAAACATCACCATGGAGGCTCTCATCACCCACAAAACTTCTCTCTCGGTAGCCTGTAAATTCAGAGATCGCTGTTGCAGAAATCAACTATTTTACCCCAACCTGAACTGATCTCAGGTTTACACTGATCAGCTACAGTAACATCCAGATCCAGATGTTACAAATAGCTTGTGATGGGCCAAACCAACAATGTGGATCCTCTAAACGGAAGTGTGTTCAAAATCTGGATCTGGAACCAAAGTCTTCGTGTAAGCACTACTTATCTGGACTACATTTGGATTATGCCTGATTTAGAAAAGCTCTCCATTCAAACCTCTGGGCCATGATCATTTTCTAAGACTTCGTTGGTATTAGAGTAgctcataataataataacaacaaagtATATAGTAAGAACTTACTGTcaaatacaggttaaaactcccaacTCTGGCagtctctcgtctggcaacatcttttgtccggcaggaccacagatcttgCATGATCGTAGAGTCCCggggctgggagaagcaggggcCAGCCAGATCAGCAGCAGAAGCCCAGGGCAAGGGCAGCCACAGATGGTCTGGCAgcaagggtggagggagggggccagcagcagccagggagcagggcccaggctggtaagctggcagccTAGGCTCATGGCAGCTCAtctccagggccaggcaggaagccGTGGCATGCAgaagccatggctggggccacatgaaaagcccctggctggggagcgggCAGGAAGCTGTAGcctggggaggctggggccaaGAGCCAGCAccgggggagcctgcagggaggcggcgggggggggggcatgaaaaaGCAGCTGGGAAGCCTCTGTGATAGtgcagaggggagcccaggagcaggggctgaggctgggggcagggcagaattGATCACCcaggtctggcaaaatcccttgtccaggaccactcaggtcccgagggcACTGTACAAGGGAGGCTGAACCAATACTAGAGCTGAGAAACAGACTATGTCCATAAAGTAAAGAAAAGCCCATGGCAGGCCCATGCCTGCTGgctcagccctgctgggctcAGGCTGCGGGGGAGGCTGTTTCATCACTGTTTAGATTTCCAGGCTTggactggagcctgagctctgggagccCGCAAGGCGCTAGGACCCAGGCTGCAACGCGAGCCTGGAAGTGTACGCAGCAATGAAACAGCTCAGCAGTCTCTgccccacaagctggccagcaTGGGCCCACCACAGGTGCTAGCTTCTGCCCAGACGTACCCATAATCAACAGAATTTGCCATTCGGAGGTTTTGAAAGTTCAGCAAACTTCCTGTGTTTGCAAAACCCAATTTACCGTTGGCAGCATGGGCTAGCCTGGGAATTGGTAGCTCCTGGACTCCATTACCACACCACTGATTTATCTTCCTTTGTGGCGTCAACTGTCCCCCTGGAAGTCTGTAGTAAAAATCCCATTTGCTGCAATGGGAGTGGGATTGATCCCTGTGTGTTTTCTCAGTAACATAGTCTGGTAAAGCACTAATCAGTCCCTCTTGTTGTGAGCTATGGAAGTGCGATGTTACAAATTGTGTTGTAACAAAGGTGAAATTCAAACACAATTGCCTTTACATGCCACAACACCCATTTAAATGTTCTTAACCGCATTTTAAAGAGTGGGAGGACAAGGCTCAGAGAGGCTAAGGCCCAGATTTTTATCGGTATTAGGCATTGCTGTGCTCATTTTCCAAAAGGATTTTCTCAGGAGCCAAAATACCAAGGCCAGTCAATGCAACTTAGGTTCCTAAgagcctaaatcacttttgaaagtgaGCTCAGGCTTCTAAATTAGTTGGGCCTTACCACCCTGAGTACAGCAATGACTAACTGCCTGTAAAAATCTGGGcctaagtgacttggccaaggccaCATGTCCAGTCATGACAGACAAGCATCCCAGCCTGGGTATCTGTGCTTCCATATTCATGGGCTGTCATGTTAAAATTCAAGTTGAAATTTTGGGAATCTGAAATCATCCACATGAAAGGGTGAAACACATTCTGCAGAGATATTCAGCACTTTCTCCCTACTATAAATACTGGGGCTGAAACTGTTACCTTTTTCCTCAGAGTTTTTCTGTAGATATTGTGTGCGAACATAGAGCTGGCAGAAAGAAGGGCTGAATCTGCAGAAGACatgacagcagcagcaattgCTCCCAAGCCGCCAATGGAAATGTAGGTCGGGCAGAGATAATGCAACACAAGTGGCAGTATCATGGCTGACTCTCCTCTTTCCTCAGGTGTTGGCAGTCCATAGCTTGTCTGATTCCAGTCTTTAAAAGAGAGCAAAAAAAGGGTTGAAGAATTAGTATTGAACTCCTGGGTTTGTTGCCTTCACAGCTGTATTTCTACAAAGAGCCTTCATTACACCGCAAAAAAACATGCTCTGTTACTTAGTTAACATCATTTCCTGACTCCAGGTGCTGATCACTGTATGCCCTGAAGCGTGACAACTGAAAGTCCTTGGATGCGTAGCTAGAAAACATGTACGTATGGCGTGATGGTCCAATACTGATGGGTAAACTGGCAGTGAACTGAGTCAACCACTTGGAGAGTTGATCCAGTACACAAATGTGCCTGCAGGCATGTCCcctctgctgcttctgggaaCAGGGCACCTACAGGTCTGTCCACTAGCATTACCATATAAAGGTGAGGACACCTCTGAGAGTAAGTGTTCCTGTATCAGTATCTAGCAACCCACATTGTGTTAAGGTGTTACAGTATagatagtacattaatacaatgtgagttagtAGATATTGATACGTTTACACTCccactcaggggtgtcctcttttgcAAAGGTCAAATATAAGAACACTACTGTCTACCCTCCAGACTTCGATTCCTCCGAGCGGGGATTTTGTTGCACCAATTTCTCTGGCGGGTTTAGCTCATAAATATCAAGTTATCATCTGACTCTTACTAAGCTATTTACCCCCAGAAAGGCTCGATCCTGCTCCAACTAGGGTGGCTGTGACTTTATGGAGGGGAAGgttttttttattactgaacCTTTAAATTCCTCTGAGTGTTTTCTCCCCTGAACATGATCAATGATACCAACACAAGTCAGCAAAGATAGTGAGTGTAAAACAATGAGGGAAAACACATTTATTGGTCATTGTTTTCTTCTTGCACTATAGTGCGTGGGCTGTACTCTGCATAGAATATAAAAGCATAAGACCCTTTCTTTCCCAGCATAACACACAAGGCGGACATAGCTAATGTAAGGGGGATCCCACAACTGAGATTTTAAATATGCATTAGGTATTTGAATACCTGAGTAGAGGCTGAAAGGCTCCAGCATTCTGATTTGAGCTTCTAAATCAGGGTCCTGATTATCAAAAATGCTCAACATCCAGCAGCTCCCTCTGATGTCACTGCCAGCTACTAGATCAGCAACGGGCAACCAAAGATAAGGTATGGCCACATCAGTTGTCTGCAGCAACCCGCAACTTACTGGAGCTCTGCCTCTGACCCTGCAGCCCCATTCTGTTCCCCTCCTCAATATGCCTTATGTACTGGGGCACTGCAGCACTGTgcttcccactcccagcactttcggagcACTGCGAATTGCCTGATTTCCGCCCCAGCCTCGCTCCTCCTCCtgtctcccagagctggagcgCTGTGGGTCGGCTGTCTGAGGcattccagctccaggagggagtggaaggagcagggacagtgCACCAGTTAGACAACTCActgcactccaaaagtgctgggagagaggggagggttAGGAAGTGCAGGGTTGTGGTGCCCCAGCATGCGAGAGACGCGTGGGGGAGGATGGAAGATGGGGGCTGCAGGCCAAAGGTGGAGTCCAGTGAAATCAGCTGAAATCAGGCTACCTTATTAGGTGTCTAAATCAGGACAAGAGAGCCTCATCCTGAGACTCCATTTTAATAAGCTTGGCCACTTCTTTCAAATTGTGAGCAAAAAAGCACTTTTCCTAAAGACACATGACGTAGTTTTACCTGTGGATGCTGCTACGGCCCCTATGAGCACAGAAGGGATGGCCATTGCAAAGCTCCCCAGTCCAGAGAAGTAGGAAATGAGCCTTGCTTGTCTTGCTGAGGTGGCTGAGAGAACTCGTTGGAAATAAGTTTGCCATGGGATACTACCAAGAACCTGAAACATTCAAATGTTAGAGCAGTGAGATAATAACCCTGGCCTATTAATAGGGTTCTGTTTATGGTCAGGATAGGAGCACCTCTTAGTATCAAAATTACCTGACACCTCCCCATTATAAGACCTTGCTTTTATGTTTAACagacttttaattattttggGTGAAATTTCCAGTCCAGGTGTCTGCCTCCGACTGgtttactttgttttatttaattttattttaagtttcAGCCAGAATGGTTCAGCTGTTTCCGGAGTACGTGGCCactgaaaaatgccttttttggCCCACATTAAAGAAATCTGGTGATTCTTTTTGAACAATTCTAGTTCCCTGATGGTTGAGAGTGGAAATTTGATGGGGGGATGCACTTCGTTTCAGGGAGGAGCCTTTTGCCAACTATGGGGATTGGCTTTGAGGTGGATGGTGAAACCATCTGCCCAGACCGATTTCCCTTCCCACCAACCCAGCCAGGAAAAATTTCTTACCAGATATAAGAAGTCATCCAACCACCTTGCAAGGTGCTCTGGTTGTACTTTCCCAATCCAAGGGGCTTGGTAGAATTCCTGAGCAGCAGTGTAATAAATGCTTTTTGTTGCAGTATTGAGCAGAGCAAATGGGACACAGATCCACTGGGATAAAAATGGAAACACTGAATCCTTTCACTAGCTTCCTCTTACTTCTATAGCCTCTTCAAGGTCCCTGGCACTGCCTTTGCTCTAATTTCTTCCTGTCCGGCTCCTGCTGCTCACAGCCATCCCAAGCCTGCTCCTTCACTCTCCCTTTGATCTCCTTCTCCTGCTTATCTTCATTTCATGCTGCCCATTATCCCTCTTAGTATATCTCCCAATCCTTTACCCTAagccagcgtttcccaaagtgtggtccacggcccagtaccggtccttggaaaaaaactaCCAGTCCTTAAAAACATATGAATGATTGCtttgtattattattatcattgtaAATAAGTAATAAAAAGTGAACAGTTATTcttttttcattctctttttaatatgcatttatatttttgggccacaaaaaagaTAGTGAAAAGAAACAGGTCACAACTGTatgaagtttgagaaacactgccctaagcAATTCCCCCAGGCTCAA contains:
- the LOC142006852 gene encoding high-affinity choline transporter 1-like, encoding MALNIPGLIALIVFYAITLAIGIWASWKSKKDQQKGKPSEMVIVGGRNMNFFIGLFTATATWVGGAYINGAAETVYLPTRGLMWVQAPIGFTLSLTIGGLFFVNPMRSKNYLTMMDPLQETYGNMIGSLLFIPSLIGDIFWFAAILASLGATMKVILDIRGYLAIIISACTVILYTLLGGLYSVAYTDVIQLIFITLSLWICVPFALLNTATKSIYYTAAQEFYQAPWIGKVQPEHLARWLDDFLYLVLGSIPWQTYFQRVLSATSARQARLISYFSGLGSFAMAIPSVLIGAVAASTDWNQTSYGLPTPEERGESAMILPLVLHYLCPTYISIGGLGAIAAAVMSSADSALLSASSMFAHNIYRKTLRKKATEREVLWVMRASMVMFGTVAAGLAFYSHSVYDLWFLGGELVYALLFPQLCCVLFIPNTNTYGSAAGFFFGLLLRLLAGEPSLNIPPIIQYPGCSLVDGVYVQLFPFKTFTMLLTLGTIVAVSYLAAFLFKRNLLPHRWDVCSVIKENGAVNGPTSCPPCQIEKISEFTSSGAARES